In Croceicoccus sp. Ery15, a genomic segment contains:
- a CDS encoding sensor histidine kinase, with protein MTAAAQTNALSRSKRKRLWSALLVLGAVALGILCAVLLVWSTINTERAARLQSARYTEVMSALRDINRAALNAETGQRGYFITLDRRYLASYEFGRDLYPRALERLKLLSQSSEDPRIERLVAEVEEAGDAKMDELAGNVELIAAGQIVEAQQSILSNRGRLDMERLNDALTRLEAVERGLQESAAAEAFSAERRVLPLLVIALALMGAGLGFGFVLAMRAARAEAAASRAAELEEARDRADLLARELNHRVKNLFAVILAIVRMSGRGQPEAAPVVDNIAARIHALLEAHNVTQGPDGGAGEGEADMGMLVGKVLAPYRSEGNAADIDGEDVALTARQATPVGLVLHELATNAVKYGAWSGNRGSAEKGRIAIDWTRKGDDVLLTWTETGPSIAVPDGHEGFGSMLMRSAARQLDGEIERRFEAGRMVVEMRIPQGG; from the coding sequence TTGACCGCCGCAGCCCAGACCAATGCCTTATCGCGCAGCAAGCGCAAACGCCTGTGGTCCGCGCTGCTGGTGCTGGGCGCGGTGGCGCTGGGCATTTTGTGCGCGGTGCTGCTGGTGTGGTCGACCATCAACACCGAACGCGCCGCCCGCCTGCAATCGGCCCGCTATACCGAAGTGATGTCGGCGCTGCGCGACATCAACCGCGCGGCGCTGAATGCCGAAACGGGGCAGCGCGGCTATTTCATCACGCTCGACCGGCGATATCTCGCGTCTTATGAATTCGGGCGCGACCTGTATCCGCGCGCGCTGGAACGGCTGAAACTGCTGTCGCAATCGAGCGAGGACCCGCGGATCGAGCGGCTGGTGGCCGAGGTGGAAGAGGCAGGCGATGCCAAGATGGACGAGCTTGCCGGCAATGTCGAACTGATCGCCGCAGGCCAGATCGTCGAGGCGCAGCAAAGCATCCTCAGCAATCGGGGGCGGCTGGATATGGAGCGGCTGAACGACGCGCTGACGCGGCTGGAAGCGGTGGAGCGCGGATTGCAGGAAAGCGCTGCGGCAGAGGCGTTCAGCGCGGAGCGGCGGGTGCTGCCGCTGCTGGTGATTGCCCTGGCGCTGATGGGCGCGGGTCTGGGGTTCGGCTTCGTGCTGGCCATGCGCGCCGCGCGGGCGGAGGCGGCCGCAAGCCGTGCCGCCGAGCTGGAGGAAGCGCGCGACCGCGCCGATTTGCTGGCGCGCGAATTGAACCATCGCGTCAAGAACCTGTTCGCGGTGATCCTTGCCATCGTGCGGATGAGCGGGCGCGGACAGCCCGAGGCAGCGCCCGTGGTCGACAATATCGCCGCGCGCATTCACGCCCTGCTGGAAGCGCATAATGTGACGCAGGGCCCTGATGGCGGCGCCGGTGAGGGCGAGGCCGATATGGGCATGCTGGTCGGCAAGGTGCTGGCCCCCTATCGCAGCGAGGGGAATGCCGCCGATATCGATGGCGAGGATGTCGCCCTGACCGCGCGGCAGGCGACGCCGGTGGGTCTGGTCCTGCACGAGCTGGCCACCAATGCGGTCAAATACGGGGCATGGTCAGGGAACAGGGGATCGGCAGAGAAAGGCAGGATCGCCATCGACTGGACGCGCAAGGGCGATGACGTGCTGCTGACATGGACCGAAACCGGCCCGTCGATCGCGGTTCCCGACGGGCACGAGGGGTTCGGTTCGATGCTGATGCGCAGCGCCGCGCGCCAGCTGGACGGAGAGATCGAGCGCCGCTTCGAGGCGGGCCGCATGGTCGTGGAAATGCGCATTCCGCAAGGCGGGTAA
- a CDS encoding mechanosensitive ion channel family protein, with the protein MSLETLRSWIHAQVGSNSASEWIIALAGAALAVVLALIAHQIAFRLLRRFARASDSEADDMVLRRIARPTRYALIALALVLAAREIDALEDIWQRLAGFVMPALVGWIAITLFHALMGTMIMRADISVEDNLQARRKRTRLTIFSRIGTFLIIFIVISLMLLSIPGVRDIGITLMASAGLAGLAVGAAAQPALKSLIGGFQLALTEPISIGDAVIIGGEWGWIEEIRMTYVVVKVWDERRLVVPTSKFLDEIFQNWTKKTSQLLGTVMFYVDPLTKLDPIREKFMEIVEGNSRWDKRVRHMQITELTRDAIEIRFLMTAKDSPTLFDLRCDVREALIQWIAAEMPEAIVRQRILTPEPVRVESGGADIGSPGGKAMG; encoded by the coding sequence ATGAGCCTTGAGACATTGCGCAGCTGGATCCATGCGCAGGTAGGCAGCAATAGCGCCAGCGAATGGATCATCGCCCTTGCCGGAGCGGCGCTTGCCGTCGTTCTGGCGCTGATCGCCCACCAGATCGCGTTTCGCCTGTTGCGACGGTTCGCGCGGGCCAGCGATAGCGAGGCGGACGACATGGTGCTGCGCCGCATCGCGCGCCCCACGCGCTATGCGCTGATCGCGCTGGCACTGGTGCTGGCCGCGCGCGAGATCGACGCGCTGGAGGATATCTGGCAGCGACTGGCCGGTTTCGTGATGCCTGCGCTGGTCGGCTGGATCGCGATTACCCTGTTCCATGCGCTGATGGGCACCATGATCATGCGTGCCGATATCTCGGTCGAGGATAATCTGCAGGCGCGGCGCAAGCGCACGCGGCTGACGATCTTTTCGCGGATCGGTACATTCCTGATCATCTTTATCGTGATTTCGCTGATGCTGCTGTCGATCCCCGGCGTGCGCGACATCGGCATTACGCTGATGGCGTCGGCGGGTCTTGCCGGTCTGGCCGTGGGCGCAGCGGCGCAGCCTGCCCTGAAATCGCTGATCGGCGGGTTCCAGCTGGCGCTAACCGAACCGATCAGCATCGGCGATGCGGTGATCATCGGCGGCGAATGGGGCTGGATCGAGGAAATCCGCATGACCTATGTGGTCGTGAAGGTCTGGGACGAGCGGCGGCTGGTGGTGCCGACGTCGAAATTCCTCGACGAGATTTTCCAGAACTGGACCAAGAAGACATCGCAGCTTCTGGGTACGGTGATGTTCTATGTCGATCCGCTGACAAAGCTGGACCCGATCCGCGAGAAATTCATGGAAATCGTCGAGGGCAATTCGCGCTGGGACAAAAGGGTCAGGCATATGCAGATCACCGAACTGACCCGCGATGCCATCGAAATCCGCTTCCTGATGACGGCCAAGGATTCGCCGACATTGTTCGACCTGCGCTGCGACGTGCGCGAGGCGCTGATCCAGTGGATCGCCGCCGAAATGCCCGAAGCCATCGTGCGCCAGCGTATCCTGACGCCCGAACCCGTGCGGGTGGAAAGCGGGGGCGCGGACATCGGCAGTCCCGGCGGGAAAGCGATGGGCTGA
- a CDS encoding CDC48 family AAA ATPase has product MADADAALDAREVRLQVAAARQEESGHGIARIPREAMGRLGITEGDIIEVEGKRLTPARALLPYAEDEGLDVIRLDGLERGNAEVGSGEHVIVRKAESRPATRVVFAPAQREMRLQGPPQALKRNFFGRPLTQGDLVATRGQQRVQDMPPEVARMFNAPAFALTQIRLSVVSTSPKGIVHIDENTEVELKAEFEEPRDARAAVNYDDVGGMEETIKQLREMVELPLRYPELFTRLGVDPPKGVLLHGPPGTGKTRLAQAVANESDANFFLINGPEIMGSAYGESEKRLREVFEEAEKASPAIVFIDEIDSIAPKRQNVQGEAEKRLVAQLLTLMDGLHARSNLVVIAATNRPDAIDEALRRPGRFDREIIVGVPDENGRKEILAIHTRGMPLDEDVDLKELARTTHGFVGADLAALCREAAIEAVRRIMPRLDLDARTIPPEVLDDLSVTRKDFTDALKGIQPSAMREVMVQAPTVGWSDLGGLDEAVGKLREGVELPLKNPEAFKRLGIRPAKGFLLYGPPGTGKTLLAKAVAKEAEANFISMKSSDLLSKWYGESEQQISRLFARARQVAPCVIFIDEIDSLVPARGSGAGEPQVTARVVNTILAEMDGLEELQSTVVIGATNRPTLVDPALLRPGRFDELVYVGAPDEPGRLHILKIHTSKMPLAGDVDLAAIAAKTERFTGADLEDVVRRAGLNAIRREGAAVTGVSAADFADALEDSRATVTAKMEQEYAKMRGELKRRAAETNPIGFIAPGMLTSTRDSKHGDEES; this is encoded by the coding sequence ATGGCGGATGCAGATGCGGCGCTCGACGCGCGCGAAGTGAGATTGCAGGTGGCTGCGGCCCGGCAGGAGGAATCGGGCCACGGCATCGCCCGCATCCCCCGCGAAGCCATGGGCAGGCTGGGCATTACCGAAGGCGATATTATCGAGGTCGAAGGCAAACGGCTGACCCCTGCGCGCGCCCTGCTCCCCTATGCCGAAGACGAAGGGCTGGACGTGATCCGGCTCGACGGTCTGGAACGCGGCAATGCCGAGGTCGGTTCGGGCGAGCATGTCATCGTGCGCAAGGCCGAATCGCGCCCTGCCACGCGCGTCGTCTTTGCCCCCGCACAGCGCGAAATGCGGCTGCAAGGTCCGCCGCAGGCGTTGAAGCGCAATTTCTTTGGCCGTCCGCTGACGCAGGGCGATCTGGTCGCCACGCGCGGGCAGCAGCGCGTGCAGGACATGCCGCCCGAAGTCGCCCGCATGTTCAACGCCCCCGCCTTCGCGCTGACGCAGATCCGCCTCTCGGTCGTGTCCACCAGCCCCAAGGGCATCGTCCATATCGACGAGAATACCGAGGTCGAGCTGAAGGCCGAGTTCGAGGAGCCGCGCGACGCGCGGGCCGCCGTCAATTACGACGATGTCGGCGGCATGGAAGAGACGATCAAGCAATTGCGCGAGATGGTCGAGCTTCCGCTCCGCTATCCCGAATTGTTCACCCGCCTTGGCGTCGACCCGCCCAAGGGTGTGCTGCTGCATGGCCCGCCGGGAACCGGCAAGACGCGGCTGGCCCAAGCGGTGGCCAACGAATCGGATGCCAATTTCTTCCTGATCAACGGGCCCGAGATCATGGGCAGCGCCTATGGCGAATCGGAAAAGCGCCTGCGCGAGGTTTTCGAGGAAGCCGAAAAGGCATCGCCCGCAATCGTCTTCATCGACGAGATCGATTCGATCGCGCCCAAACGCCAGAACGTGCAGGGCGAGGCGGAGAAGCGCCTTGTCGCGCAATTGCTGACCCTGATGGACGGGCTGCATGCGCGGTCGAACCTTGTCGTCATTGCCGCGACCAATCGCCCCGACGCGATTGACGAGGCGCTGCGCCGCCCCGGCCGCTTCGACCGCGAGATCATCGTGGGCGTTCCGGACGAGAACGGGCGCAAGGAAATCCTTGCCATCCACACCCGCGGCATGCCGCTGGACGAGGATGTGGACCTGAAGGAACTGGCCCGCACCACCCACGGCTTCGTGGGCGCCGATTTGGCCGCGCTATGCCGCGAGGCCGCGATCGAGGCAGTGCGGCGGATCATGCCCAGGCTCGACCTCGACGCACGCACGATCCCGCCCGAAGTGCTCGACGATCTGTCGGTTACGCGCAAGGATTTCACCGACGCGCTGAAGGGCATCCAGCCTTCGGCCATGCGCGAAGTGATGGTGCAGGCCCCCACCGTCGGCTGGTCCGACCTTGGCGGTCTGGACGAAGCGGTCGGCAAATTGCGCGAAGGCGTCGAACTGCCGCTCAAAAACCCCGAGGCGTTCAAGCGTCTGGGCATCCGTCCGGCCAAGGGCTTCCTGCTCTATGGTCCGCCCGGCACCGGCAAGACTCTGCTGGCCAAGGCCGTCGCGAAAGAGGCGGAGGCGAATTTCATCTCGATGAAATCGTCCGACCTGCTTAGCAAATGGTATGGCGAGAGCGAGCAGCAGATCTCGCGCCTGTTCGCCCGCGCGCGTCAGGTTGCGCCCTGCGTGATCTTTATCGACGAGATCGACTCCCTTGTCCCCGCGCGCGGAAGCGGTGCGGGCGAGCCGCAGGTGACGGCGCGCGTGGTCAATACCATCCTTGCCGAGATGGACGGGCTGGAGGAGCTGCAATCGACCGTGGTGATCGGCGCGACCAATCGCCCCACGCTGGTCGATCCCGCACTGCTGCGCCCCGGCCGTTTCGACGAGCTGGTCTATGTCGGCGCGCCTGACGAACCGGGCCGCCTGCATATCCTGAAAATCCATACATCGAAGATGCCGCTGGCGGGCGATGTCGATCTGGCCGCGATTGCCGCCAAGACCGAGCGTTTCACCGGCGCCGATCTGGAAGATGTGGTGCGGCGTGCGGGCCTTAACGCCATTCGCCGCGAAGGGGCGGCGGTCACCGGCGTCAGCGCGGCGGATTTCGCCGATGCGCTGGAGGATTCGCGCGCCACGGTCACCGCCAAGATGGAGCAGGAATATGCCAAGATGCGCGGCGAGCTGAAACGCCGCGCGGCGGAAACCAATCCCATCGGCTTTATCGCACCGGGCATGCTGACCAGCACGCGCGACAGCAAGCACGGCGACGAGGAAAGCTGA
- a CDS encoding COG3650 family protein — protein sequence MTAIAPLPNMRFCAVALALSLAACAQPDEEQATAPPEQAAEKLHRQTTGESHIPAEFRALGTEPFWAVHTVSSGNGGIALRYSTPEHSEGSAIAIEEELVETQMRRLSGMMGDQPFAIELTVAPCSDGMSDRNYPFTAQVTLGDQALAGCARPMDG from the coding sequence ATGACTGCGATAGCCCCCCTGCCGAACATGCGGTTTTGCGCCGTGGCCCTTGCCCTGTCACTGGCTGCCTGCGCCCAGCCTGACGAGGAACAGGCCACTGCCCCGCCGGAGCAAGCCGCGGAAAAGCTGCACCGCCAGACGACCGGCGAATCGCATATTCCCGCCGAATTCCGCGCGCTGGGCACCGAACCGTTCTGGGCGGTGCACACGGTCAGTTCCGGCAATGGCGGCATCGCCCTGCGCTATTCGACCCCGGAACACAGCGAAGGCAGCGCCATCGCGATCGAGGAGGAGCTGGTTGAAACCCAGATGCGCCGCCTGTCGGGCATGATGGGGGACCAGCCATTCGCCATCGAACTGACGGTCGCGCCCTGTTCGGACGGGATGAGCGACCGCAATTACCCATTCACGGCGCAGGTTACTTTGGGCGATCAGGCGCTTGCGGGATGCGCGCGCCCGATGGATGGCTGA